Genomic window (Sphaeramia orbicularis chromosome 7, fSphaOr1.1, whole genome shotgun sequence):
AAAATCTTAAAGCGGTACTGTACTGAATAAAACTAACCTCTCTGCATAGCTGTAGCAAAGATATTTGAAGATTTTGGTGCTTgagcattaaaaaataaacaacttttattTTTGCTGTGTGCAGGATCTCCCAGACTCCATACAAATTGGAGGGAGGATCCTACCTCAAACAGTTTGGGACTACGTTGCAAAACTAAAGACCTCACTCACAAAGGTAGGGAATATAAGCTTTTTTCTTTCTGTGCTTTATACTTCACTGAGATTATATTAAAAACATACAATAGTACCCATTCATATATCTTTTCTTTCATTAGGAATTATGCGTGATCCGGTTTCACCCTGCAACTGAAGAAGAAGAGGTGGCCTATGTCTCCCTGTTCTCCTATTTTAGCAGCAGAGGACGTTTTGGTGTGGTTGCCAATAACAGCCGATCCATCAAGGATGTATACCTCGTTCCACTCAGTGCAAACGAATCAGTCCCATCTATACTGCAGCCACTGGAAGGACCAGGTGGGAAAATGCTTCAACTTAAAACTCATAATTATCAACAGTATCACCAGTATTTGCACAACTTAAGGAGATTAGGGAGCAGCTGACCCTAACTCAAGTGTCAGTAATACCTGGTTATATCCAGTTTTCACTATCTCCTTAAATAACTGTATATAACTTTGCAAATTTGGctgtttttacttttcattttaatttcacGGTCAAATGTTTTCAGTAGATTTGTCATTATTGACAGCTGACTAAATTTTCTAAGAACAGTTGTAATTGAAAGTAACAAAGCTATTGTTGTTCACTGTTGTGATCATTGCTGAAAAATCTAAATATACTTGAGTTAACACTGTTCCTGTGCAATAGAAAACTGTGAAAGAAAACTTAAAATTCCATATATTAATTTTAAGGTATAGTTATGGATTTTACTCCAATTGTGTATTTTACTTTCACTGTGACCTTAGTGTGTATAATGTCTCTATTTTAATCAAGGACATTGCtgatttgttcatatttattaatAAATCAGTGTTCTGAGTCCTTAGTTCAGTGTCAGTGTCCttttatgcaaaaaagaaaaaacttatttttgtatttattttgtttcattcataGGCCTTGAAAAGAACCGGCCCAACCTTCTTCTAGGGTTGGCAATAGTCCAGAGGACAAAACGTCCAGGGAGTTTTCCtcaggaaattgaagaaaaaagacCCAAAGTGCATATGGCCAAAGACCCTATGTGGATCCCAAAACCACCAGTTCTTTATGGTTCTGACAACTTGGAGATATTCCAACCCTACAACCCAGAGACACCTATCAGCACCACCCCTCCTGATTCACCCCCTTGCCCTGGATCACCTTCAGATTCTTCTAGCTCAGTTACCACACCAGCTCTTTTCACTTCTCTTAAAGCAACTCCTCCTGTCTCTACTGCCCCTGATGCTGCCACTCAGTCAAACTCCAAAAACATCACTGACAAGAATCCAGCATCAGCATCCAGTAGTAAGACACCCTTACAGACAATCTTAAAAAGTTTGTTTCGTAATAATTCAAATGACTCTGACGGAAGTTCCACAACAGCAACCACAGTGAGTATTAAGAAACTCCCTGTGTTGTCTCAGATGTCTGGATCAATGCTAGATCCAATTGTCCAACaatatggacagaaaaacaaagtcaaagaaatagaaaaagaaaaagaagaaaatgacttcGATCGACCGTATGACCCAGAGGATGAGTATGATCCAGCGATGGGATATAATGTGACGACTCCACAGACCACAGAAAAAAATAAGGAAGATATCCCAGAATTATCAGCCAGTGCTGATGATGATGTGGCCTATGATCCAGAGGATGAGACGATTTTTGATTGTATAAAGAATGACATAGTAACAAAGTCCCTTGCTCCAACTCAAACATCAGAGCCATGTCCAACACCTGCTTCTACTGTGGTGACACCAGCACCAGCTTCCACTCAAGCTTCTACTTCAGCCTCTGCTCCAGCCCGTACTCCTACTCCAACTGGAGACTTGCACAATATCCCTTCAGGGACTGTGGTTGTGTCAGCTGAAACACTAAGTGAACAGAAACGAATGCTTGAGGAGCTTAATAAGCAAATTGAAGAGCAAAAACGACAATTAAAGGAGCAAGAAGAAGCCCTACGTCAACAAAGAGAGGCTGTGGGAATCTTCATGGCCcacttttctgtttctgattcccTCATGTCTCCCCCATCAACATCTGTGCCTCTGAGTAAACTTTCATCTCTGCAGATTGGCAAAGTGAAAACAGACAAGGCCAGTAACCCTTCAGAGACCCAGGACAGTTCAAGTGCGGATTCACCAGCTGTTAATCCAGAAAATAAGACTTCCTTATCTGTTGTAACAAATGACCCAGACACTGTCACAGAACAAGGTGAGACAGAGGAAAATGTCAGGGAAAGTGACAAGTATTCCTCTGCTGGAGAGATTGAAGATTCAGATGTAGCTTATGATCCAGAGGATGAATCCCTTTTTAATGAAATCCAAGAGGATGTATTTCAGGGGAGCAGTGCAAAGTCTCGAGATAAAAGTGGGCACAGGGGAAGTTCTCAGAGTTCATACCACAGCAGAAAGCACAGGCAGTCACCCAAGAGACGGAGTCATCGTGAAAGGGGTCATCATAGGAGTCCATCAAGAAGGTCCCAGCGGCGGTCTCCTTCGCGTTCCCATAGGCGAAGGGAAAAGGACAGACACAGAAGAAGTGAAAGGGAGAGGTCAAGCCACAGATCTAGAGACCAGTTTGAACGCCGTAATCGTAAGGAACATACTTCACATCGGCATTCTCGTGGACACAGAAGATCCCCATCATCTTCCAGGATTAAGCATTCTTTATCTCTTTCACCAAAACAGAGCAGGACACCTTCCCCTAAAATTTTTGAAGATAACCTGAAGCATGCAGTGAATACTTTTAATACGCCATTAGACTCTGCTGTGGATCAAAGTGTAGAAAGCAGCACATCATTATATGGCCTGGCTTCCCTCAAAAATGAATTTGATGTTCATCAGTTAAAGCAGGAACAAAAGAGCTCTGATGAAAACTATTCTTCCTATTCACAtgatgttcttctccctgaaaAGGTAGAGATAAAAGAATCTTCAGAAAATCAAAACCAGTCAGAAAGTGACCATAATGTTACAGGTAGTGGTTGCAAGCAGGTAGATAAACCTTCTCAACAGGAAATTATGTTTATCGACAAACTTGACAGTGCAATTCCTCTAAGAGAACTTGATCCACCCATTCGAGATTCTCCTCATAGTCCTGATCCAGAGCCTCAGTTTGTGAAACCTAGCAGCATAGAAAAACTAGACTTAATTAAAATAGAAAGAAATGAAGTTAGTGTGACATATAGCAGTAGCCTGATGGAAGTTGGTAAAGTTGAAAATGATCCTCTCTATGTTGAAGCTCAGGCAACAGTGGTCTCTCTGCAGTTGTCTGCTACTAGAGGCAATTTTAGAACCTTAGACCTACAAGGCCCAAGTGCCAGAGAAGAAGATCTGATAAATCCAAACAAATCAATCAGTCATTCATATTTAGCTACAGGTTCAGATTTTCAGGTttcagggaatactgtgagaGGTCCAGGTATGCAAAGCTTACCACCAAAAGAATCACTGTTTGAAAAGACAAAGGAGCTTAAATCTCAAGCAGAAAATCAAGATGTAAAGCCAAACATTGTCACTGTAGTAAAAGATTCCTCTTTTGAGGATCCACAGTTAGCAAGTAGGACTGCAAATCTAGACCATACAGGTATGATGCATAAACATCAAAATCCAGGTGTGAGGAACGTAGAtccagaaaaaaatgcacaaatatcaAATATTTTTGGAAAAGGTCCATGTGGTGGAGGCATGGGAGATGCAGGTCCAGATATAAGGAGTCCTGGGCCACCTTTTCAAGGGTTAGGAATAGATCAGAGGCAATCTCCACTGACAGATAAAAGATGGTATTCACAAAGAGGGCAAGATGTATCCATGAAACAGCCAGGGCCAAACACAGACTGTGAAAATAGAGAGTTAAAGACATTTGAAGGACAAGTGGTGAGTGATTCTAGCAAAGACTTCAGAGAAACTCAAATGATGAAACACGAATCAAAAACTATGCATGAATTAGGAGTTCCAGATTTGAGGGAAAGAAGTCATGTTATGTCTGGTCAGAATACTAGTAGTATGAGTGGGTCAATTACAAAAATTGATAGAACTGAGCCACATGTAAGTACTTCAGACATGCATGGTCCAGATAGAGGAAATTTGGGTAATTTAGGTATGAAAAAATTTGAAATGCAGGGACAATGGATTGATAGGAGACATGGTCCTAATATGGGTTGTAATGTCGGTCAGAGTGGTCAAACTACAGATCAGGATTCATATATGACGGATTTGAATATGAGTGGCACAGGGTTAAATGCAAGAGATGATACAAGAGGGCCAGGCAGAGGAGGGACGTTCACCCAAGGAGAATGGAGAGGACATGGCAAGAGAGGACGAGGAGGTCCAATTTATTTGGGCTCAGGATCTGAAAGGAGAGCTCCAGCTCTGGACAATCCAGAGACTGAAAATGGAGATTTTAGTGGAGGAGGCCCTGACAGGAGAGGGCCACCTATGCAGGGTCCTTTCAACGCTAGGAGGAGACCTGGTGATCCAGATTTTAGTAGAGGGGAGCTCGAAAGGAGAGGATTGCCGATGGAGGGCCCTGGGCCCCACAGTGGTGGACCTGGACAGCCAGATTTCAGTGGATCAGGGCCTGAAATGACAGGACCAGCTATGGATGGTCCGGTACCTGACAGGAGAAGGGCAGATATGGCAGACTTCAGTGGGTCAGGGCCAAAGAGGGCAGGTCCTGATATGGAAGTTCAAGTGCTTGAGAGGAGAGGGCCAGGAGGTCTAGATTTTAGGAAACCTGGGTCTGAAATGGGTAGTCCATGTGTACAGGATCCTGGGCCTGATGGAAGACATCAAGGCCCAAATTTCACAGGACATCAGTCTGAAGGCAGAGATCAACCTAATGATATTCCAGGTACTGACATGAGAGGACCAGGATTTTCAGGTTTTAGAGGACAAGGACATGAAAGGAGAGGTCCATTTATAGATCACCAAGGGCCTGATAGGAGGGGAGAATATATGGGTGCATCTGGACCGGGACCTGAAAGAACTGGTCCAGGTGTAGAAAGCCAAGGGCCTCATGGATTAGGACAGGGAGGTATACACACAAGGGGTTCTGAGTCAGAAAATAGACATCAAAATATTGAAAGTCCAGGTCCTGACACTAAAGGCCCAGAATTCAGAGGTCACAGGCCTGACAGCAGAGCCCCAGAATTTAGGGGTCCTGGACCCAACAGAAGAGACTTTGAATTCAGGGGTCCTGGGCCTGTAGGAAGAGGCCATGAATTCAGGGGTCCTGGGCCTGACAGAAGAGATCCAGAATTCAGGGGTCCCGGACCTCACAGAAGAGATCCAGAATTCAGGGGACCCGGACCTGACAGAACAGATCCAGAATTCAGGGGTCCAGGACCTGACAGAAGAGATCCGGAATTCAGGGGTACTGGGCTTGATAGAAGAGGTCCAGAGTTCAGGGGTTCTGGGCCTGACAGAAGAGACCCAGCATGGAGGGGTCCTGGGCCTGACAGTAAAGGTCCAGAATTCAGGGGTCCTGGGCCTGACAGTAAAGGTCCAGAATTCAGAGGTCCTGGGCCTGACAGTAAAGGTCCAGAATTCAGAGGTCCTGGGCCTGACAATAGAGGTCCAGAATTCAGGGGTCCTGGGCCTAACAGGAGAGGTCCAGAATTCAGGGGTTCTGGGCCTGACAGTAAAGGTCCAGAATTCAGAGGTCCTGGGCCTGACAGTAAAGGCCCAGAATTCAGGGGCCCTGGGCCTGACAGGAGAGGTCCAGAATTCAGGGGTCCTGGGCCTGACAGGAGAGGTCCAGAATTCAGGGGTCCTGGGCCTGACAGTAAAGGTCAAGAATTCAGAGGTCCAGGGCCTGACAGTAGAGGTCCAGAATTCAGGGGTCCAGGGCCTGACAGGAGAGGTCCAGAATTCAGGGGTCCTGGGCCTGTTCGTAGAGGTCCAGAATTCAGGGGTCCTGGGCCTGACAGGAGGGACCCAGAATTCAAGGGTCTAGGGCCTGACAGGAAAGACCCAGAATTCAGAGGTCCTGGGCCTTTCCGGGGAGACCCAGAGTTTAGGGGTCCGGGGCCTGACAGAAGAGGCCCAGATATCAGGGGACCAGGGCCTGAAAGACCAGATGTCAGTATGCATGGTCCAGGGCCTGAATGGAGAGATCAGGAAAGATCACCATTCATCACTTCAGGATCTGATAGAACAGGACCAAGTATGCAGGTTTCAGGGCCTAGGAGGGGTCCTGGAGGTCCAGACCTGTGTAGTCCAGAGATGCAATTTCCTGGTCAACATGCAGAAGGCCCAGGTCCTGAAAGGAGGACACTGGAAGATAATTCCAGGGCACTTGGACCAGGAAGACCTCCAGATATTGGGGGCCCAGGATATGGTAGGAGAGGTTCAAGAGGTCCACGTATTGACCACATGAGACCTGATTGGAGAACTTCAGAAGGTCAAGAATTTAGGGCAGTTAGACAGGAAGGTCAAAATCCTGAGGGCCTGCATCATGATGACTGGGAAGCACCTGATTTTGGAGGGTCAGGAATTGGCAATGATAACCCCAATATAGAGTGCCCGGGGCCTAATAGAGCAGGTCCCAGGTTTAGGGGTCATGGACCTCAGAATGACTGGAGAGGCCGTGGAAATAGGAGGCCAGGGCCCATACACGACAGACAATTTCAAGGGCCCAGAGGAGGCCAAGGAGACGACTGGAGTGGTACTGATTTCATGGATGCAGAACCTGTAGAGGAGGGTCCAGATTCAGTGAGCCAAGGGCCTGATGGGTGGGGTCCTGAGGATGAATGGGGAGAGCCTGATGATAGAGGTAGAGAGGGGCCAGGGAGAATGGGACCAGGACCGAGTTTTAGACGCGGCAGAGGTCAGTTCTTTAGAGGACGAGGCCGTCATCCACGAGGTCGAGGCATGAGAGGATCCCCGGGCCATATGAGGGGGGGTCCCAATATGGGTAATCACTGGAGACAGCCAGGGAACACGGAAGAACCTACTTCTTATAGAGAAAGTCCAGACTCAAATTTATGTCCAAACAGAAAAGGTTTTGAGATGGAAGGTCCTGAGAGAATAGGCCTTAGAGGACCAGACTCAATGGGCCCAAGATTAGGACCAAGGGGACCTGAGCCACACATGAATGATATGCCAGTGTCAGACTTAAGTTATGAAAGCAGGGGGTCGGACATGAGGGGCAGAGAACACATGCATATAGATCACACAGTCGGTAATAAAAGGGGAGGCCCACAGATAAGACATGGTTCACCACATTTCAACAGCCAAAGGACAGACTCACATAGAGGTCCAGAGAGTCATCCACAATCTGCACCTTTTAATATTCCAGTAGGTTCAGCTCCCAACACTGGAGGAAACCCTCAAAGACACAGAACTGCTTTACTTCCCACTCCCACAGAGGGTCTCATACGTTTCCCAAATCGTGTTTTGAACAGGGGTAGAGGACGACCAGTAAATCGAGAAGTAGATCAAAATCAAGTCATCCCATCTTTTGGTGCAACCACAAAGACTGTAGCAGAAAAAGACAATTTAAACCAATCAGAGAGCTCGCACAGTTAGCAAATCAAAACCTAAAAATACAAACACAGGAAGAGACTGTAGAATGATATactttgaatgttttttgtttttcattttttgagaCAGTTGTTTCTAAAAATGACCTGCTGGTAAAGCCATGCAGAAATGACACTGTAGTAATGTGGTAATGCCTGTAGAGGTATCTGAGTTTATCGTACTGAAATGTGTCCTCGTTCTGTCAAAGCTCatagttacttttatttttgttacttGACTGAGTATCTCGTAGTCTTTATTGATCATTTGTAAATTGAGACTGATGTGGAttcaagtagaaaaaaaacagagttttGTACAGAAAATActgtccttttcttcttcttcttttttttttttttaaacattggcATTGTGTCAGTACATTTGCCTAGATGTGGCTTATATTACATCTGTCTATAAAATGGCTTGTTTAATTCTTGTTTTAGAATAAAATAAGGCAATAAAACCTAACTTTTCTTAAGTTTGGGTTTAGTCTGAATTTTGTCATACTGTTCTATCAGTGTGTAGATCTCAACGTTCCCTTTAAAGTCTATTCATAGTCttattttaacaaaacaaaatgtgtgtaTTTATCAACTGGTTGTGCAAGTCGTAGTATTTCCATGTAGGGCCAGGAAGAAAAGTGTGTTTACTGACAAAGTAACTACTGGATTAATGTTATTTTCTTAGATATACATGAATGTAATTAAACTGTAAGAATTTTTTTATCGACTAGTGTTTTTTGTATCATACTAGTTTGGGGCAAGGTCAGAATGACCATTTGTCTGTACTTAAGAACAACTTACGTATAAGTATTCCAATATTTTGCAGTTTCATAGTATTGCTCCACCAATTTTGAGGTTTTTAAATACTTGCGTCCAAAATACTATATTTAGCAGCTACCTATAGATACTATTTACTTTACAAATTGAGCATTTATACATAAATTCATCCACTGCTGTATATGAAAAGTACAAGGAATGTCAAGGATGGGCcagtggaagcagaggtggactATTGACAAATAAAAAGCCCTGGTCTGGACTTAACCCTCCAGACCAGGAGTTGTCCCTCCAGGTGTTTTGGTATCTCCAGACCTGGATGTCACTTTCACTCTATTGGGAGTTTTCCTCCAAGTCCTTTGGTTTCCATCCATGTAACTGCTGTAGTAAGTGTCTTCTTGAGGTGAATGTCCTAATACTTAGATTATATGGCTAAAACCATAAACCTAAGCTTTGACATAGTTTCCTCAATGATTCTTCTTCAATATTAATCTTCcatttgaacaaaacaaaacacatttcaatAATAATCTTGGGCCTTTTTTTCCACAGCTCATTTGTATTTATCTAGTTCCTTTTCAGCTTATTAGGTTGGTGTCTCTGAATCCTGACTGTTTCGCTCTGAAAGCAAATGCACAAtagaattaaaataaattatatcAGATTAGACCCTGGAAAAATAAATTTAGTTTCTAAGTTTATTTATGTACTATGTAAATAAAGACAACATTTATTCAATAAAAGAGACTTAAAACAGGTCCAACAGTTAGAATGTTGTATGAAACATATTtaagtcatttattaatttaatatgctttatttaatgtattttactggtttatccGACATAAATAGTCCACATCAATGAACACTACTGGCCAGCAGTGGAGACCAGGTGTGGTGCTTACACACACACCTGGTAGCTCCTCACCTTCACTCCATGGGTAGTTTTTCCCAGATTCCTTTGGTGTCCACTCATGTAAGTTCTGTTATAAGTATTTTAGATGTAAATAAGTAATCAGAGACATTTTAAAGATGCAATGAAACTGTCAAAGACAAtggacaaaaatatatatatattttttaaaatttattaagTACCACAAAcaatcacaaaataaataaatgaataaaaataaactcaaTGAGAAATAAATcaacattatgagtaaaatatatattttttggtatCATTCAGTCTAATGCTTCATACTGTGCTCTTCATATATTTTTCTACACTTATGTATTAATATTTCTGTTGAAttattctttattttgagttATCAGGTATAAGTTTTCTTTCACATCTGTCTTTCAGAGGTTCTTCATGTCCAGTAGAAGCTGTTATAGAACAATTAAAACATGATCCTGCTCATTTCACTTTAGACAGtagaaaagatagaaaaaaatgcAGACTAAGGAGGAATGACAGACAAGAACTATCACTAGAAccggaactcttttttttttttttccaactttattgaaaacatttaagtatacagtacaaaaatttgaTCAAACAgtaagatgtcaaaagggaaaagacATTTGAACATATGAGTTTAAGAAAATAGtgaaagatacaaagcataatacacaaataatagtatagaaaaataaataaataaaaataacaaatctaacaaatataaataaataaacagagaattcagtcagtattaaataattgtttataaatagccagggtgtttagagctttttttttttattatggataaattctaaagatttaatatattttaaaatttgggtgtgttttagtgtatttatttttatgtatatgaaattttccaaataagatgaacaaatttacaacaaattctaaattgtgaatatgATGTTTAAaacatgtaattacattttgggatgttatagttatcttattattacttttagatatgatgtattttttcaattttggaccagaatTAAAAGAATGTTCACAttaaaagaataagtgtagagtattTTCAGAGTAAGAATGACACTAGAACCGGAAGTTGAACCCGCAGCCCTTTAGTGACTACGACGACCTCGCGACCACTGCAACTTCCGGGTAACGTTATGACGTCAGTTACCGCCCGCTGCTACGAAAGAGTTTTCTGTATAAAGGTTCATTATTTTATCGTATTTAGTAAATGTTCGGCCCTTATAACt
Coding sequences:
- the LOC115422186 gene encoding uncharacterized protein LOC115422186 isoform X2; translation: MDDMENNSGTDNNTDQQCESEGKESKQRPNLSQVKKSWGFRRTTIARREFLEEVGDLSHSPPLVRRTRGRRAKTAQNRQDSQATQRASCSTKSVIDDLEWSAPSSPASEDSKPASEASAGGSLDPLLWQDFGSAFHTAFSLLGGREGLSMDISDTLGTPNILEPTDVLDDLPSNGADENNVPDNLESVSDMEGLQPDNTEKGETDVVLISSQEEDSDDLTLLDIKQQQLFKGKQGTRGGKGGRGRARGRGRGRGRGRGRGRGRGRGRGRAVEVVSIIVDDEDNDDELIVVNLGGQKAQVLQEEEKDNSTQSPCPIEISPDFSDICLSPAQQLSSDCIIIDTDLDQIPDVTPGQYDDAPEEEEEKNIEEDSSISKTDGSESNALFCICRQKDNKRFMICCDSCQEWFHGDCVGINEIEGHKMEKEGQEYVCPPCTAKKQSQLESVPETQSESQLSIHQCLTQTPSGDNGEGHEEHQVLKSTLGEEEKVEAALTKSEPESEVEMVTENSSPLCIGLGCNRNALPDSVYCGTDCILQHAAFAMKTLSGPKVTKSKGRGQRKPATVQVPAKGQRACRMSKRLAGKPEKESEEEMKKDDGRQEEAESHLACDPSLSDVQATSIPPSKLHKSEKDSAQVDADPETVNDPQESSKDPSTESTSSPDHVADPASPQSHSQEETQGSDDVSKQPSATADSSVPPTTAKSSLSAATLSQTPSATRHHETGALVITKTSYVIPKKQSGTPPPSSHVSAAASPQKATSTPTMLNETRNLPVPPAPSAPSSRPTQPNTQVRQSIQRSLTGILFKRVSDCEDLKMSESEAAKLVTSIEMEMFNIFRNTDSKYMNKYRTIMFNLKDPRNKGLLYRVVHGEIGPFRLVRMSQKDMQAVKAPEPIAKETTQVKETKAKATGSLQKPEAVKVDLPTLNPARPDKNTEQKKSVPAPSLKAKTSQLNQGGSAVPDILTCMLKDTTSEHKTHLFDLKCKICTGQMAAEELDEPAQKKQKVSEVRDKREPYWKNSKGDDSPLRAPPDSPDLDSPTSSITEPSSLLTSDCPLTIVESPASPIKDSPASPTLESPASPVMESPASPTSDASQMTTSRPYAPVVIPAVSTVTITRRDPRTAASRFSTLTSGIPSSSNTAHNKSAPYTPLKDSSSTPPSAPPSSLPPTNKLPKSILMKPSSAADPRLYGTSSRIVTSEPTADSETAQFLAKQDILWKGFLNMLTVAKLVTKGYLVSGSAENLKADLPDSIQIGGRILPQTVWDYVAKLKTSLTKELCVIRFHPATEEEEVAYVSLFSYFSSRGRFGVVANNSRSIKDVYLVPLSANESVPSILQPLEGPGLEKNRPNLLLGLAIVQRTKRPGSFPQEIEEKRPKVHMAKDPMWIPKPPVLYGSDNLEIFQPYNPETPISTTPPDSPPCPGSPSDSSSSVTTPALFTSLKATPPVSTAPDAATQSNSKNITDKNPASASSSKTPLQTILKSLFRNNSNDSDGSSTTATTVSIKKLPVLSQMSGSMLDPIVQQYGQKNKVKEIEKEKEENDFDRPYDPEDEYDPAMGYNVTTPQTTEKNKEDIPELSASADDDVAYDPEDETIFDCIKNDIVTKSLAPTQTSEPCPTPASTVVTPAPASTQASTSASAPARTPTPTGDLHNIPSGTVVVSAETLSEQKRMLEELNKQIEEQKRQLKEQEEALRQQREAVGIFMAHFSVSDSLMSPPSTSVPLSKLSSLQIGKVKTDKASNPSETQDSSSADSPAVNPENKTSLSVVTNDPDTVTEQGETEENVRESDKYSSAGEIEDSDVAYDPEDESLFNEIQEDVFQGSSAKSRDKSGHRGSSQSSYHSRKHRQSPKRRSHRERGHHRSPSRRSQRRSPSRSHRRREKDRHRRSERERSSHRSRDQFERRNRKEHTSHRHSRGHRRSPSSSRIKHSLSLSPKQSRTPSPKIFEDNLKHAVNTFNTPLDSAVDQSVESSTSLYGLASLKNEFDVHQLKQEQKSSDENYSSYSHDVLLPEKVEIKESSENQNQSESDHNVTGSGCKQVDKPSQQEIMFIDKLDSAIPLRELDPPIRDSPHSPDPEPQFVKPSSIEKLDLIKIERNEVSVTYSSSLMEVGKVENDPLYVEAQATVVSLQLSATRGNFRTLDLQGPSAREEDLINPNKSISHSYLATGSDFQVSGNTVRGPGMQSLPPKESLFEKTKELKSQAENQDVKPNIVTVVKDSSFEDPQLASRTANLDHTGMMHKHQNPGVRNVDPEKNAQISNIFGKGPCGGGMGDAGPDIRSPGPPFQGLGIDQRQSPLTDKRWYSQRGQDVSMKQPGPNTDCENRELKTFEGQVVSDSSKDFRETQMMKHESKTMHELGVPDLRERSHVMSGQNTSSMSGSITKIDRTEPHVSTSDMHGPDRGNLGNLGMKKFEMQGQWIDRRHGPNMGCNVGQSGQTTDQDSYMTDLNMSGTGLNARDDTRGPGRGGTFTQGEWRGHGKRGRGGPIYLGSGSERRAPALDNPETENGDFSGGGPDRRGPPMQGPFNARRRPGDPDFSRGELERRGLPMEGPGPHSGGPGQPDFSGSGPEMTGPAMDGPVPDRRRADMADFSGSGPKRAGPDMEVQVLERRGPGGLDFRKPGSEMGSPCVQDPGPDGRHQGPNFTGHQSEGRDQPNDIPGTDMRGPGFSGFRGQGHERRGPFIDHQGPDRRGEYMGASGPGPERTGPGVESQGPHGLGQGGIHTRGSESENRHQNIESPGPDTKGPEFRGHRPDSRAPEFRGPGPNRRDFEFRGPGPVGRGHEFRGPGPDRRDPEFRGPGPHRRDPEFRGPGPDRTDPEFRGPGPDRRDPEFRGTGLDRRGPEFRGSGPDRRDPAWRGPGPDSKGPEFRGPGPDSKGPEFRGPGPDSKGPEFRGPGPDNRGPEFRGPGPNRRGPEFRGSGPDSKGPEFRGPGPDSKGPEFRGPGPDRRGPEFRGPGPDRRGPEFRGPGPDSKGQEFRGPGPDSRGPEFRGPGPDRRGPEFRGPGPVRRGPEFRGPGPDRRDPEFKGLGPDRKDPEFRGPGPFRGDPEFRGPGPDRRGPDIRGPGPERPDVSMHGPGPEWRDQERSPFITSGSDRTGPSMQVSGPRRGPGGPDLCSPEMQFPGQHAEGPGPERRTLEDNSRALGPGRPPDIGGPGYGRRGSRGPRIDHMRPDWRTSEGQEFRAVRQEGQNPEGLHHDDWEAPDFGGSGIGNDNPNIECPGPNRAGPRFRGHGPQNDWRGRGNRRPGPIHDRQFQGPRGGQGDDWSGTDFMDAEPVEEGPDSVSQGPDGWGPEDEWGEPDDRGREGPGRMGPGPSFRRGRGQFFRGRGRHPRGRGMRGSPGHMRGGPNMGNHWRQPGNTEEPTSYRESPDSNLCPNRKGFEMEGPERIGLRGPDSMGPRLGPRGPEPHMNDMPVSDLSYESRGSDMRGREHMHIDHTVGNKRGGPQIRHGSPHFNSQRTDSHRGPESHPQSAPFNIPVGSAPNTGGNPQRHRTALLPTPTEGLIRFPNRVLNRGRGRPVNREVDQNQVIPSFGATTKTVAEKDNLNQSESSHS